In Gammaproteobacteria bacterium, the genomic stretch GCGGCCGGCGACGCGGCGAAGGAAGCCGAGCAGGCGGCGCCCGCGGGCGAGGCGGCCGAAGCGCCGGGCGAGACCGAGGAAGCGCCGGGCGAGACCGGGGCGAATCCGTAGCGCCCCTCCCGGAAACCCGGACGAGCGCCCCCGTGGCGCTCCCCGATACGAGACAGAGGACCGGCATGGAAATCAAACCGGCGTTGGTGAAGGCCCTGCGCGAGCGCACGGGCGCGGGCATGATGGATTGCAAGAACGCGCTCGTCGAGGCCGAAGGCGATATCGAGCGCGCGGCCGAGCTGCTGCGCAAGTCCGGCCAGGCGAAGGCCGACAAGAAGGCCTCGCGCGTCGCGGCCGAGGGCGCGGTGCTCGTGAAGAGCGCCCCGGCCGGCGGCCGGCACGTCGTCGTCGAGGTGAACTCGGAGACCGATTTCGTCGCGAAGGACGATAACTTCCGGAGGTTCGCCGACGTCGTGGCCGACGCGGCCCTCGAGCATGCGCCGCGCGATCTCGACGCGCTGATGCAGCTCCCGATCGGCGGCGAGACGCTCGAGGAGGCGCGCCGCGCGCTGGTCGCGAAGATCGGCGAGAACATTGCCGTGCGCCGGTTCGACGTGCTCGAGAGCGCCAACGAGGTGGGCGCGTACGTGCACATGGGCCGGATCGGCGTGCTGGTCGAGGTCGAGGGCGGGGACGGGGACCTCGCGCGCGATCTGGCGATGCAGGTCGCGGCCACGTCCCCGCGCTACGTGACCCCGGACGACGTGCCGCAGGACGCCCTCGACAAGGAGCGCGAGATCCTGACGGCGCAGGCCGCGCAGGAAGGCAAGCCCGAGCCGATCGTCGCGAAGATGGTCGAGGGGCGGCTTCGCAAGTACCTGGACGAGGTCACCCTCGTCGGGCAGCCGTTCGTGAAGGACCCGGACACCCGGGTACGGGATCTGTTGAAGCAGGCGGGCGCGCGCGTCGTCCGATTCCTGCGCTACGAGGTCGGCGAGGGCATCGAAAAGCCGCGTGTGGACTTCGCCGAGGAGGTCATGGCGCAAGCCTCGCAGACCCGCTAATCTTGTTTGACGGCCGGCGCGAAGCTTGCGGCCGGCCGGCGCGCACGAGCGAGGAGCAATGACCGAAGGGGAGCCTGCCTACCGAAGAATCCTGCTGAAGCTCAGCGGCGAGGCGTTGCTGGGCAAACAGCACTACGGCATCGACCCCGACGTCATTCAGCGCATCGCCTCCGAGGTGGCCGAGGTCGCCGCGATGGGCGTCGAGGTCGGTCTCGTG encodes the following:
- the tsf gene encoding translation elongation factor Ts, which codes for MEIKPALVKALRERTGAGMMDCKNALVEAEGDIERAAELLRKSGQAKADKKASRVAAEGAVLVKSAPAGGRHVVVEVNSETDFVAKDDNFRRFADVVADAALEHAPRDLDALMQLPIGGETLEEARRALVAKIGENIAVRRFDVLESANEVGAYVHMGRIGVLVEVEGGDGDLARDLAMQVAATSPRYVTPDDVPQDALDKEREILTAQAAQEGKPEPIVAKMVEGRLRKYLDEVTLVGQPFVKDPDTRVRDLLKQAGARVVRFLRYEVGEGIEKPRVDFAEEVMAQASQTR